AAATTAGGGCCTTATAACATGGTGATAACTGAAATGACTCCTCGTCGCCCATATCTTTTTAGGGCTATGTACGACTGGATAGTTGATAATGAACGGACTCCTTATATCGTTGTAAATACTTCGATATACGGTGTTATTGTTCCAAATGAATATATTCAAAACAATCAAATTGTATTAAATATCGCGCCGCAATCTATTGGGCAATATATAGCGACTAATGAGAAAATTGAATTTAATGCTAGATTTGCCGGAAATCCATATCATATTGTTGTGCCTATGGCGGCCATTGAAGCCATTTATGCTAGAGAAAATAGTGTTGGATTAGGTTTCGATCCAGAGCCACAATATGAAAAACAGGAAGAAGAACCACAAAAAACGACTAATCCGTTCCGTGTGGTAAAATAGATCTTATCTGTTTGAGATCAATACTATCCTTTTATTAAATTAGCATCTTACAACTTAATATTTTTGTTGTAAGATACTAATAATTAATAACACTAATTTATTTCAAGTTTTAACTATCTAAAAAGTGGTTATGATTCATCAATTGACAGTATTTTAACAATAATACTAGAGTTGTTATCCTTTATTTCATTAATTGTTACCGTTAATACATCGAGTAACGTATAAGCTGTTTGTTGTTTTATGATAATCTCACCTGAATCAGGTTGCGCTATAATTTCATTTCGCACAGGATGAATTAAAGATAGAGGTAAAAAAGCAATGGCTCCAATTTCTAATAATTTTACTTTAGCACCACCACGATTAATATCAATTATTTCAGCAGTATAAGTTTGCCCAATTTTATTTGTTAGATATTGGCAATATAGCTTTTGATTAATATCACGTTCGGCCATCCGCTGTGCTCTACGTCGTTCATTCATATTCGTTAGAATGCTTAAATCTAGGGGATTAGCCGGTTGCTTAAGAATAAGCGATTTAAGTAAACGATGATTAACTAAATCACCATATTTTCTAATTGGTGAAGTCCACGTAGCATAAGCATTAAAACCCATTCCATAATGGGAATTAGGCTCTAAAGAAAAATCAGCCATGGAAAGATAACGTCTTAATCGATGTTCCAATAATGGGTTATTATCAATCAATTTACGTAGTGATTTGTAACCATCGAATGAAGATAATTGTTCTTTATTAAAACCATTAATTTTAAATTCATCTAATAATTTGACAACACAATCAAGATACTTGTTTTCAAAACCATTATGAGTGTTATAAATTGCAGTGCCGTATTGAGTACTGATTTTTTCTGTAAATGCTTGATTAGCAATCACCATAATTTCTTCGACAATCTTATGAGCAATACGTTTGCTTTTTTTGACAATGTTTATTAACTGATTTTCATTATTAAATATAAAATCATATTCATGATTTTCTTTAAACAATAGAGCATGCTCAGCTCGCCACTGTGTTCTAATCGTGGCTAATTGTTGGAAAAGAGTAAGTTGTTTATGAAGCGAAGGAAAATCGTTTGAAAAGGGGATATCTTTTTCAATAAAATCAGACACTTCATCATAACTTAATTTTGCTTTGGAGCGAATCCAAGCTAAACAGAACTCTGTCGCTGAATGGATAATTTCACCTTGAGGTGAAATAGTGATTTTTGCGACAACAGATGCTCTTTTTTCATTAGCTTTTAATGAACAGAGATCATTAGCTAATGCTTGTGGAAGCATAGACACAGTATAATTAGGTAAATAGGTAGTAAAACAACGTTGCATTGCTTGTTGATTTATTTCACTATCACTAGAAAAGTAGGTACTAGGGTCGGCAATAGCAACTGAAACACAAAATTGATTATTTTCATTAGTCGTAATCGTGATAGCATCATCCATATCTAACGTTTCTTTACTATCAATGGTAAAAAAATCAACTTCAGTTAAATCTTGTCTCAATAGTGATTCAGCTTCATTTAATGAAAATGCATCATCAATAGGTGCGCTAGCTTCTAGGTTATGACGCGCTAGAGTCTTTAACCAAAGTAGATTTGGTGATGATTCTTCAGCAATAAACTGTAAGGCTTCTGCAACAAATAAATGTTTATCGTTATCTAAAGCATGAGTAATTAATTTAGCTTTAACCCAGTCGCCTGCTTTGAGTTGTTGAGTAAACTCAGGGTTAAACTTACATTTGATAAAAATATTATCTACATTTTCAGGTATAATGACCATTGCTTTATTTTTAAAATCAATCTTACCTAAAAACTCAGATAATGAGGACTCAACAAGTGTTTCTGGTTCAAAAGATTCCTTTTCATTTTTAGTGATAATTTGACCTGATACCTTATCGCCATCAATGACGTTTTTCATTTGAGTCGCGGGAATAAAATAACTCTTCTTGTTTTCTGTTTCTAGAAAACCATAGCCCTTTGCATGAGCGCGAACAGTACCTT
Above is a genomic segment from Frischella perrara containing:
- a CDS encoding ClpXP protease specificity-enhancing factor, which gives rise to MVITEMTPRRPYLFRAMYDWIVDNERTPYIVVNTSIYGVIVPNEYIQNNQIVLNIAPQSIGQYIATNEKIEFNARFAGNPYHIVVPMAAIEAIYARENSVGLGFDPEPQYEKQEEEPQKTTNPFRVVK
- a CDS encoding exoribonuclease II; protein product: MLQNNSLLAQLKQQLHQQTPRVEGTVRAHAKGYGFLETENKKSYFIPATQMKNVIDGDKVSGQIITKNEKESFEPETLVESSLSEFLGKIDFKNKAMVIIPENVDNIFIKCKFNPEFTQQLKAGDWVKAKLITHALDNDKHLFVAEALQFIAEESSPNLLWLKTLARHNLEASAPIDDAFSLNEAESLLRQDLTEVDFFTIDSKETLDMDDAITITTNENNQFCVSVAIADPSTYFSSDSEINQQAMQRCFTTYLPNYTVSMLPQALANDLCSLKANEKRASVVAKITISPQGEIIHSATEFCLAWIRSKAKLSYDEVSDFIEKDIPFSNDFPSLHKQLTLFQQLATIRTQWRAEHALLFKENHEYDFIFNNENQLINIVKKSKRIAHKIVEEIMVIANQAFTEKISTQYGTAIYNTHNGFENKYLDCVVKLLDEFKINGFNKEQLSSFDGYKSLRKLIDNNPLLEHRLRRYLSMADFSLEPNSHYGMGFNAYATWTSPIRKYGDLVNHRLLKSLILKQPANPLDLSILTNMNERRRAQRMAERDINQKLYCQYLTNKIGQTYTAEIIDINRGGAKVKLLEIGAIAFLPLSLIHPVRNEIIAQPDSGEIIIKQQTAYTLLDVLTVTINEIKDNNSSIIVKILSIDES